Below is a genomic region from Nitrospira defluvii.
GCGGGAGTCGGGAGTCCGGCAGTTGGAGCAGATGCTGGGCCGCATTACGCGGAAGGTCGCGGTGACCTTCGCCGATAGGCCGGTGGATTCGGCGGCATCACCGGTGGACATCACGGAAGCACTCCTGGATGAATGGCTCGGCCAGGAACGGTTCCAGCCGGAAGAGGCGAGGAAAAACCTGCCGGCCGGCGTTGCGACAGGATTGGCCTGGACACCAACCGGTGGGGATGTGCTCTACATCGAAACGACCCTCTTGCCCGGCAGCCACGAACTGACCCTGACCGGACAATTGGGGGACGTGATGCAGGAGTCGGCTCGGGCGGCGCGCAGTTACCTCTGGTCGCATGCCGAAAGCATGGGACTGGACATCTCGCGCTTCAAACGCAACGGCGTGCACATCCATGTCCCGTCCGGAGCCATCCCGAAAGATGGCCCGTCCGCCGGAATCACCATGGCCACGGCGCTGGCTTCGGCCTATGTCGGCAAGCCGGTGCGAAGCGATACGGCCATGACCGGAGAGATCAGCCTGACGGGCTTGGTGCTGCCGGTGGGCGGCATCAAGGAGAAGGTGCTGGCGGCTCATCGAGCCGGGATCAGGCGCATCATCCTCCCGAAGGCCAACGAGAAGGACCTGAAAGAGGTGCCGCAGGAAGTCAGGGATGAACTCACGATTCTCCCTGTCGAACGGATTGAGGAGGTGCTGCCGGCGGCATTCAATCAGGATTCCCGTTCCTCGGCGGAACGACCTGAACCAGTGACGACATCACGCGCATCGTGATACTCAAGGCCCCGGCTCAACGGCCGGGGCCTTGTTCCCCGTGACTGATGGCCATCCCCCCTGAACTTCACGCTTCCACGACGCATCCGTTCGCCTTGCCCTTCCGTACAGACATCTGTAAGGTGACAGGTACCGGCGTCAGTGATGCCCAGCCACGACGCCCTATCCAAGGAGATGACCATGCCGGCACACATAGAGATCGGACCGATCGTGAAAGTCACCAAGACCGACGACGAGTGGAAGAAACAGCTGTCCCCTGCCGCCTACCAAGTCCTCCGGCACGAGGACACTGAACGGGCATTTACCAGCCCGTTGCACGACAATCACCAGCCCGGCATCTACCATTGCGCCGGCTGCGACCTCCCGGCCTATTCGTCGGAACATAAGTTCGATAGCGGCACCGGCTGGCCAAGTTTCTGGCAACCGATCGATCCGAAGGTGGTGGAGACGCGCACCGACAGTAAATTCTTTATGACGCGCACAGAAGTCCACTGCGCTCGCTGCGGCGGCCATCAAGGCCATGTGTTCAACGACGGCCCCAGACCTACTGGTCTGCGGTATTGCATCAATGGCCTGTCTCTGAAATTTGTCGCGTCGTGAACGAGAACGGTCGCCTCTCCTGCATCGGCTATCAATCCGGCACGGATCATCTGCACAACTTGCAATTTGTCGCGAAACGCTCCTAGACTTGCCACTCCATGAATCTTTCGTCCACGATATGCCGTGCCTGTTATGCCCTCCTGCTGAGCGCGACGGTCTTCGGTTGCTCACAGTCGAATGAGGCCCTCTCGAACAACTTGAATGCCTGCCTCATCGTGACTGAGGCCGACGTGGAACTCGCCATCGGGACACCCGTCACCCCTGGTCTACGCCAGAACGACCGGCAATGTCTCTATCAGGCCAAACGAAACCCGCAGGAAACCGTGGTGGTCGAGCTGGACTCCGGACCCGACGGGGACAAGAAAAGCCTCTTTCACGATCAGCGTGCCAAAGCCGGCCATCAGCCGGTTCCCGGCGTGGGCGACGGCGCGTTTACCCTCCGCTCACCGATCGGCGGTATCCAACTGACGTTCTTAAAAGCGGATGCGCTGGTCACGCTCTCGCTCACCTCGTCCAAACAGACGAATCCACAAGCGGCGGTCACGAATCTGGCCAAGGTCGCGGCAACGAGGCTCGGCGCCCCGATCCGCACGCCCTCCGCTGCGACGGAGCCTGGAATCACTGGTACCCCCTCTCAGTGGGCCGGTGATTGGTACGGATGCATGCCCGTGGGCCTGATGTACGGGAAGGGGCACCTTGCCTTGAGCGAACGCGGCACCTGGACCCTGACGACCGCCATCGTGATGCCGGGGACGGTCACCGCAGGCCGTGGTCGCTGGGAAGCCGAGTCCTACCCTGAGATTTTGCATGGAACCTACCAGGTGGCGAACGCTGATCGGTTTTCCACCACCGGCATTTTGAGCGTGACCTGGGATAAACTCCCCAAGAATCAGACACCCAGCAAATTCGATCCCCTACTTTGGCAATCGTTTACGGCCGTTCCACACAAGCTGGCCGTCAAGCGGCTCCCCCCGGTTGAACCGTCTCTGGTAGGAACGTGGGAGGGATCGTCAAAATTCGTCGATCGCCAGGAGGAATTTGTCTGGACGATCACCGCAGCCAACGTGTCCGAATTTTACAAAGCGACCTCGCAGACCGGCCGCCTTGAACAGGAACAGGATCGCTTCCGTCTCGTCGTGGCCCAGAGCAAGACTGCTCCACTTTCAGTCCGTGTCTTGTCCCAGGATAAACTGGAACTGACCGACACAAGCGGCACCGTATCGCAGTGGAATCGGAACGAGAAGCTCCTCACCCGTTGCTAGATTGGGCCGTCGACCCTGCC
It encodes:
- the msrB gene encoding peptide-methionine (R)-S-oxide reductase MsrB; the protein is MPAHIEIGPIVKVTKTDDEWKKQLSPAAYQVLRHEDTERAFTSPLHDNHQPGIYHCAGCDLPAYSSEHKFDSGTGWPSFWQPIDPKVVETRTDSKFFMTRTEVHCARCGGHQGHVFNDGPRPTGLRYCINGLSLKFVAS